A window of Gammaproteobacteria bacterium genomic DNA:
GTTTCTAGGCGACAAGTGGCTGGTGAACGGCGCGATTCAGCCGTTTCTGCGGGTCAAGCGGCGCAAGTACCGCTTCCGCCTGTTAAACGGCTGTAATGCGCGCCAGTTGATGCTCTTTCTCACCGACAAAGCCGGCAACATCAAGCCGTTTATTCACATCGCGACTGGCGGCGGGCTGATGGATTCCCCCATCAACACCGATCGCATCTTCGCGATTAGCGCACAGCGACATGAGATCGTGATCGATTTTTCAAAGTTCCCGACCGGTACCGAGCTGTACCTCGAAGACCGCCTCGACCAGAACGATGGGCGCGGGCCCGAGGGCACATTCGATGATCCAAAACTTCTGGCCAGGGGGGCGGCAGTTCATCAAGTTCATCGTGGAGAACGCGGTCGCCGATCCGAGCAAGGTGCCGGCTCGACTGCGGCCGTTCGATCCGGTCCCGAAAGCGGTGCTGGCGGCGGCCAAGCGGCGCGAGTTCATCTTTGACGGGCGGCGCGGAGGTTGGGCGATCAATGGCAAATTCGTGGATATCAACAAGCCGATCGCCTCGCCGGCGATCAACACGCCGGAGGTCTGGCGGTTGGTCAACAAGTCCGGCGGCTGGTGGCACCCGGTGCACGTGCATCTGGAATTCATGCGGGTACTGACCCGCAATGGTAAGCAACCCCCGCTGGAGGAGCGCGACGGTCAGTCGCGGATGGATACGGTCATGCTCGGCCCCAACGATGAAGTGGAGGTGTACTTCAAGTTCAGGGACTTCCCCGGCCCCTTCGTGTTCCACTGCCACAATATCGAACACGAGGACATGTTCATGATGGCGAGATTCGACGTGGTTGGATAGCTTTGTGCCGGCGCCGCAATAAAGATGCGGCGCCGGGGCGGAGGCGTCGTCTTTTAATTGTATCCAAGGAGAAAAGCAGCAATGGTCAAAATTAATCGAAAGAGTCTGTGGCCCGTAGCGTT
This region includes:
- a CDS encoding multicopper oxidase domain-containing protein; this translates as MLAAAKRREFIFDGRRGGWAINGKFVDINKPIASPAINTPEVWRLVNKSGGWWHPVHVHLEFMRVLTRNGKQPPLEERDGQSRMDTVMLGPNDEVEVYFKFRDFPGPFVFHCHNIEHEDMFMMARFDVVG